One Microbacterium trichothecenolyticum DNA window includes the following coding sequences:
- a CDS encoding NtaA/DmoA family FMN-dependent monooxygenase (This protein belongs to a clade of FMN-dependent monooxygenases, within a broader family of flavin-dependent oxidoreductases, the luciferase-like monooxygenase (LMM) family, some of whose members use coenzyme F420 rather than FMN.), with protein sequence MSEHTRIALGVFEMMNPSNGMPTWTHPRGRGDDWDRLEYWVDLARMLDAAGFDFLFFADTYGYATLDGVMPDEVAAHGIQFPALDPMLAIAALARETESIGFVVTSPTTVEKPYGTARRFATLDRLTGGRIGWNVVTGSSQATTDELFGVTAPLTHDQRYDAADDFLDTCLRHWEHSWDDDAEVRDRGRGVYADPSKLHRVEVDGVYQRSRGVFAVPPTPQRSPMLFQAGTSDRGRAYAARNAEAVFIQGQSIASAAAHVADIREQAVRQGRRPDDVKVVTGMTVTVASTRAEALALRAEYEELLTRADAAVMFAGITGLDLTGLDPETRVVDLHTDLGQTLVQRYARQNPDMKVGEILDAFRTKAIRGFQITGSPEEVADEIEAIVDGAGIDGVMLEPTFGGPDAYRAFIELVLPILVARGRAGAPAGTTLREHLTGAARLASTHRAHTLRAAELVRAGRTSKGEHA encoded by the coding sequence ATGAGCGAGCACACGCGCATCGCCCTGGGCGTCTTCGAGATGATGAACCCGAGCAACGGGATGCCGACCTGGACCCACCCGCGGGGGCGCGGGGACGACTGGGATCGGCTGGAGTACTGGGTCGACCTCGCGCGGATGCTCGATGCCGCCGGCTTCGACTTCCTCTTCTTCGCCGACACGTACGGCTACGCCACCCTCGACGGCGTCATGCCCGACGAGGTGGCGGCCCACGGCATCCAGTTCCCCGCTCTCGACCCCATGCTCGCCATCGCAGCGCTCGCCCGCGAGACCGAGAGCATCGGCTTCGTCGTGACCTCGCCGACGACGGTGGAGAAGCCGTACGGCACCGCCCGCCGCTTCGCGACCCTCGACCGGCTGACCGGCGGACGCATCGGCTGGAACGTCGTGACCGGCAGCTCGCAGGCCACCACCGACGAGCTGTTCGGGGTCACGGCCCCGCTCACGCACGACCAGCGCTACGACGCCGCCGACGACTTCCTCGACACGTGCCTGCGGCACTGGGAGCACAGCTGGGACGACGACGCCGAGGTGCGTGATCGCGGTCGGGGCGTGTACGCCGACCCGTCGAAGCTGCACCGCGTCGAGGTCGACGGCGTCTACCAGCGCTCACGCGGGGTGTTCGCCGTTCCCCCGACACCCCAGCGCTCGCCGATGCTCTTCCAGGCCGGCACCTCCGACCGGGGGCGCGCCTACGCCGCGCGCAACGCGGAGGCCGTGTTCATCCAGGGCCAGTCGATCGCCTCCGCCGCCGCCCACGTCGCCGACATCCGCGAGCAGGCCGTGCGGCAGGGGCGTCGCCCCGACGACGTGAAGGTCGTCACGGGGATGACGGTCACCGTCGCCTCCACCCGCGCCGAAGCCCTCGCGCTGCGCGCCGAGTACGAGGAGCTGCTCACGCGGGCCGACGCCGCCGTGATGTTCGCCGGGATCACGGGCCTGGACCTGACCGGACTCGACCCCGAGACGCGGGTCGTCGATCTGCACACCGATCTCGGACAGACGCTCGTGCAGCGCTACGCGCGGCAGAACCCCGACATGAAGGTCGGCGAGATCCTCGACGCGTTCCGCACGAAGGCGATCCGCGGTTTCCAGATCACGGGATCGCCCGAAGAGGTCGCCGACGAGATCGAGGCGATCGTCGACGGCGCAGGCATCGACGGCGTCATGCTCGAACCGACGTTCGGGGGCCCCGACGCCTACCGCGCGTTCATCGAGCTCGTGCTGCCGATCCTCGTCGCGCGCGGCCGGGCCGGGGCACCCGCCGGCACGACGCTGCGCGAGCACCTCACGGGCGCTGCGCGCCTGGCATCCACCCACCGCGCGCACACGCTGCGCGCCGCTGAGCTCGTCCGGGCCGGACGGACATCGAAAGGAGAGCACGCATGA
- a CDS encoding aldehyde dehydrogenase family protein, with the protein MTIDLSPTPLRARVNAFLADDPGRLLIGGRWTDAVAGERFATLDPATGRTIAEVARGREADVAAAVPAARTALEGPWGRMRPADRGALLWRIADLMQEHLDDLAEIETLDQGKNLRTSRFGEVPAAINQFRYYAGWPTKILGETIPTSLSRTPPDKEVFAYTRREPVGVVAAIVPWNSPLIMTAMKLAPALAAGCTIVLKPAENTPLSALYLARLLQEAGVPDGVVNVVTGYGAEAGQALADAPGVDKLAFTGSTAVGKRLVASAAGRLTRLTLELGGKSPAIVLPDADLAAAVEGISRGIFDNGGQVCVASARVYAHRDVYRDVVDGMAAFGAGLRLGHGLDAASDLGPLVSRTQADRVAAYIDEGRAEGAEIVTGGERSGPAGTFYAPTVVTGARPDMRLMREEIFGPVAVVTPYDDIDEVVGWANDSPYGLAASVWTRGLSDAHRTAARLQAGTVWVNCHSFLGPELPKGGHKESGWGYENGPQGLENYLETKTVVMVI; encoded by the coding sequence ATGACCATCGACCTCTCCCCGACCCCGCTGCGTGCGAGGGTGAACGCGTTCCTCGCCGACGATCCCGGGCGCCTGCTCATCGGGGGTCGGTGGACGGACGCGGTCGCCGGTGAGCGCTTCGCGACCCTCGACCCCGCGACGGGGCGGACGATCGCCGAGGTCGCCCGCGGACGCGAGGCCGACGTCGCCGCCGCGGTGCCGGCCGCCCGCACCGCCCTCGAGGGGCCGTGGGGGCGGATGCGCCCCGCCGATCGCGGCGCTCTGCTGTGGCGGATCGCCGACCTCATGCAGGAGCACCTCGACGACCTGGCCGAGATCGAGACCCTCGACCAGGGCAAGAACCTGCGCACCTCGCGTTTCGGCGAGGTGCCCGCCGCGATCAACCAGTTCCGGTACTACGCGGGGTGGCCGACGAAGATCCTCGGCGAGACGATTCCCACCTCGCTGAGCCGGACGCCCCCTGACAAGGAGGTCTTCGCGTACACGCGCCGTGAGCCCGTCGGCGTGGTGGCCGCGATCGTGCCGTGGAACTCCCCGCTGATCATGACGGCGATGAAGCTCGCCCCCGCCCTCGCCGCCGGATGCACCATCGTGCTCAAGCCCGCCGAGAACACCCCGCTCAGCGCCCTGTACCTGGCCCGCCTGCTCCAGGAGGCCGGGGTCCCCGACGGTGTCGTGAACGTCGTCACCGGGTACGGCGCCGAAGCCGGTCAGGCCCTCGCGGATGCCCCGGGCGTCGACAAGCTCGCCTTCACGGGCTCGACGGCGGTCGGCAAGCGGCTCGTGGCCTCCGCCGCCGGCCGGCTCACGCGCCTCACGCTCGAGCTCGGCGGCAAGTCGCCCGCCATCGTCCTGCCCGACGCCGATCTGGCGGCCGCGGTCGAGGGGATTTCGCGCGGCATCTTCGATAACGGCGGCCAGGTGTGCGTCGCGAGCGCCCGGGTATACGCGCACCGCGACGTGTACCGCGATGTCGTCGACGGCATGGCCGCATTCGGTGCGGGGCTCCGCCTCGGCCACGGCCTCGATGCCGCGTCCGATCTGGGTCCGCTCGTCAGCCGGACGCAGGCCGATCGCGTCGCGGCGTACATCGACGAGGGGCGTGCCGAGGGCGCCGAGATCGTGACCGGCGGTGAGCGCAGCGGCCCGGCCGGCACCTTCTACGCACCCACGGTGGTCACGGGAGCCCGTCCCGATATGCGCCTCATGCGCGAGGAGATCTTCGGCCCCGTCGCCGTCGTGACCCCCTACGACGACATCGACGAGGTCGTCGGCTGGGCCAACGACTCGCCCTACGGTCTCGCCGCGAGCGTCTGGACCCGAGGCCTCAGCGACGCCCACCGCACGGCCGCCCGGCTGCAGGCGGGGACGGTGTGGGTCAACTGTCACTCGTTCCTCGGCCCGGAGCTGCCCAAGGGCGGGCACAAGGAGTCGGGATGGGGATACGAGAACGGGCCGCAGGGCCTGGAGAACTACCTGGAGACCAAGACCGTGGTGATGGTGATCTGA
- a CDS encoding GMC family oxidoreductase produces MPIARTPAADYDAIVVGAGAAGCVVAARLSEDPAMRVLLVEAGPDGRRDAAIADAAHWDALLGGTYDYGYRSAPAEAVLGRSLAMPRGRVLGGSSSTNAMLWYRGHPGDYDEWAQAGAAGWSYAELLPYFRRSEARAGGDPVHRGMDGPMRVGPLAAVHPIAHALLGAAVERGLPALDDANAGANEGAVFADYNAVVGDDGAFERWSVVRAYLEPALGRPNLDVLVGSRVHGVVLEGATVRGIRHIVDGAVVTTRAARTILAAGAIDTPRLLQLSGIGDPARLAAVGIRPRHDLPGVGENFQDHPLILGMNFRARADLGPVIGNGGGTMLNWQSARARGRPDLHAVIAHGSRGDEALHAAHDLSGERVFAIVPGLYHSRSVGWVRVRSADPDAVPEIQPNYLADPNDLAAMVDAVDAVQDLVATSAYADLAAGPITPAAGLSRQAQERFVRENVGTFFHCSGTARIGVDDLAVVDPELRVRGLDGLWVADASVMPTIPTSNTQAPTIAIAERAADLLRAAAH; encoded by the coding sequence ATGCCGATCGCTCGCACCCCCGCCGCCGACTACGACGCGATCGTGGTGGGCGCGGGGGCGGCCGGGTGCGTCGTCGCCGCGCGCCTGTCGGAAGACCCGGCGATGCGCGTGCTCCTCGTCGAGGCGGGCCCGGACGGACGGAGGGATGCCGCGATCGCCGACGCCGCGCACTGGGACGCGCTCCTCGGCGGGACGTACGACTACGGCTATCGCTCGGCTCCCGCAGAGGCGGTGCTCGGCCGCTCGCTCGCCATGCCCCGTGGGCGGGTGCTCGGGGGCTCGTCGTCGACCAACGCGATGCTCTGGTACCGCGGTCATCCGGGCGACTACGACGAATGGGCGCAAGCCGGTGCCGCCGGCTGGTCGTATGCCGAGCTTCTGCCGTACTTCCGCCGGTCCGAGGCCCGTGCGGGCGGCGATCCCGTGCATCGGGGCATGGATGGTCCCATGCGGGTGGGGCCGCTCGCCGCGGTGCACCCGATCGCGCACGCGCTGCTCGGCGCCGCGGTCGAGCGGGGCCTGCCCGCGCTCGACGACGCGAACGCCGGCGCGAACGAGGGCGCGGTCTTCGCCGACTACAACGCGGTCGTGGGCGATGACGGCGCGTTCGAACGGTGGTCCGTCGTGCGTGCCTATCTCGAACCGGCGCTCGGGCGTCCGAACCTCGATGTTCTCGTGGGCAGCCGCGTGCACGGCGTGGTGCTGGAAGGCGCCACCGTGCGCGGCATCCGGCACATCGTCGACGGTGCCGTCGTCACGACCCGGGCCGCGCGGACGATCCTCGCCGCCGGGGCGATCGACACCCCGCGTCTGCTGCAGCTGTCGGGCATCGGCGATCCGGCGCGCCTCGCCGCCGTCGGCATCCGCCCCCGCCACGACCTCCCGGGCGTCGGGGAGAACTTCCAGGATCACCCGCTGATCCTCGGCATGAACTTCCGCGCCCGCGCCGACCTCGGCCCGGTGATCGGCAACGGCGGGGGCACGATGCTCAACTGGCAGAGCGCGCGAGCACGCGGACGCCCCGACCTGCACGCCGTGATCGCCCACGGATCGCGCGGCGACGAGGCTCTGCACGCCGCGCACGACCTCTCGGGCGAGCGCGTGTTCGCGATCGTGCCCGGGCTCTACCACTCGCGCAGCGTCGGGTGGGTGCGGGTGCGCTCGGCCGACCCCGACGCGGTGCCCGAGATCCAACCCAACTACCTCGCCGACCCGAACGATCTGGCCGCGATGGTCGACGCCGTCGACGCGGTGCAGGATCTCGTCGCCACGTCGGCGTACGCCGATCTCGCCGCGGGACCCATCACACCGGCCGCCGGATTGTCGCGCCAGGCGCAGGAGAGGTTCGTGCGCGAGAACGTCGGCACGTTCTTCCACTGCTCCGGCACGGCCCGCATCGGCGTCGACGATCTCGCTGTCGTCGATCCGGAGCTGCGGGTACGGGGGCTGGACGGGCTGTGGGTCGCCGACGCCTCGGTGATGCCGACGATTCCGACGAGCAACACCCAGGCGCCCACGATCGCGATCGCCGAACGCGCGGCCGACCTGCTGCGCGCGGCGGCACACTGA
- the add gene encoding adenosine deaminase, which produces MTDITAFAFGLPKAELHLHLEGTLEPELKFELAARNGIELAEKTVDEVKATYDFTDLTSFLAVYYPAMRVLQTAEDFHDLAWAYLQKAKEQGVVHVEMFFDPQAHTSRGVPFENVITGYRRAALRAQHELGVSAELILCFLRDFSAEYAMATLMEALPYKAWILGVGLDSDERDNPPTKFADVFARAKAEGFLLTMHCDIDQVGSIDNIRAVIEEIGVDRIDHGTNIVEDPALVALAKERGLGFTTCPVSNSFVTSQMKADEIVSLLREGVRVMVNSDDPAYFGAYVAENYVALANHAGLGPADLARLAINSFEASWLTPARREAYVASVREYAAAHGVVVGD; this is translated from the coding sequence ATGACCGACATCACCGCCTTCGCGTTCGGCCTGCCCAAAGCCGAGCTGCACCTGCACCTGGAGGGGACGCTCGAGCCCGAGCTGAAGTTCGAGCTCGCCGCCCGCAACGGCATCGAGCTCGCGGAGAAGACCGTGGACGAGGTGAAGGCCACCTACGACTTCACCGACCTGACCAGCTTCCTCGCCGTGTACTACCCGGCGATGCGCGTGCTGCAGACGGCGGAGGACTTCCACGATCTCGCGTGGGCCTACCTGCAGAAGGCGAAGGAGCAGGGCGTCGTACACGTCGAGATGTTCTTCGACCCGCAGGCACACACAAGCCGGGGCGTGCCGTTCGAGAACGTCATCACCGGCTACCGACGCGCCGCACTGCGCGCGCAGCACGAGCTGGGCGTCTCGGCCGAACTCATTCTGTGCTTCCTTCGTGACTTCTCGGCCGAGTACGCCATGGCCACCCTCATGGAGGCGCTGCCGTACAAGGCGTGGATCCTCGGCGTCGGGCTCGACTCGGACGAGCGCGACAACCCGCCGACGAAGTTCGCCGACGTCTTCGCGCGCGCCAAGGCCGAGGGCTTCCTGCTGACGATGCACTGCGACATCGACCAGGTCGGCTCGATCGACAACATCCGCGCGGTCATCGAGGAGATCGGCGTGGACCGCATCGACCACGGCACGAACATCGTGGAGGATCCCGCGCTGGTCGCCCTCGCCAAAGAGCGCGGTCTGGGGTTCACGACATGCCCGGTGTCGAACTCGTTCGTGACGAGCCAGATGAAGGCCGACGAGATCGTGAGCCTCCTGCGGGAGGGCGTCCGGGTCATGGTCAACTCCGACGACCCGGCCTACTTCGGCGCCTACGTGGCCGAGAACTACGTCGCGTTGGCGAATCACGCGGGGCTCGGGCCCGCGGATCTCGCCCGACTGGCGATCAACTCCTTCGAAGCGTCGTGGCTCACCCCCGCGCGTCGCGAGGCGTATGTCGCTTCCGTGCGCGAGTACGCCGCGGCGCACGGCGTCGTCGTCGGCGACTGA
- the add gene encoding adenosine deaminase, giving the protein MISLADYLQLLPKTELHCHLTSTMRARTLHELAGRYGVPLWTDDVEKLFDFDDLVDFLRGWRVAHEVLRTPDDIARVAWEGVEDAVREGNLRYREYYINPQYFAHHASPLSYVEVIDAVIAGLSRAERDFGVGFRVVVAINRRESAEAAVELVREVIANPRPEVVGIGQDDLTPENTEDPLRFADAYALAGAHGLRRTAHVGETPTASPENVRAAIEVLGCDRIDHGYRVVDDPSVLALAQERRIGFATTPWSTTICSGWTLDEGHRIRTMVDAGLPVSVSTDDALFFRTDLGREYREGLTALGLGIEDAQRIALAGIDMAFCDEDDKQRLRADFRAAFLALDALLAR; this is encoded by the coding sequence GTGATCTCGCTGGCCGATTACCTGCAGCTGCTGCCGAAGACAGAACTGCACTGCCACCTGACCTCCACCATGAGGGCGCGCACGCTCCATGAGCTGGCCGGCCGATACGGCGTACCGCTGTGGACCGACGACGTCGAGAAGCTGTTCGACTTCGACGATCTCGTCGACTTCCTGCGCGGCTGGCGGGTGGCCCACGAGGTGCTCCGCACTCCCGACGACATCGCCCGCGTGGCGTGGGAGGGCGTCGAGGACGCGGTGCGCGAGGGGAACCTGCGCTACCGCGAGTACTACATCAATCCGCAGTACTTCGCCCATCACGCGTCGCCCCTGTCGTACGTCGAGGTCATCGACGCGGTGATCGCGGGCCTCTCGCGCGCCGAGCGCGACTTCGGCGTCGGCTTCCGCGTGGTCGTGGCGATCAACCGCCGCGAGTCGGCCGAGGCGGCCGTCGAGCTGGTGCGGGAGGTGATCGCGAATCCCCGGCCGGAGGTGGTCGGCATCGGACAAGACGATCTGACGCCCGAGAACACCGAGGATCCGCTGCGCTTCGCCGACGCCTATGCGCTGGCCGGCGCGCACGGCCTGCGGCGCACCGCGCACGTGGGCGAGACGCCGACCGCGAGCCCGGAGAACGTGCGCGCGGCGATCGAGGTGCTCGGCTGCGACCGCATCGACCACGGATACCGTGTCGTCGACGACCCCTCCGTCCTCGCCCTCGCGCAGGAGCGCAGGATCGGCTTCGCCACGACGCCGTGGTCGACGACCATCTGCTCGGGATGGACGCTCGACGAGGGCCATCGCATCCGGACCATGGTGGATGCCGGACTCCCGGTGTCGGTGTCGACCGACGACGCGCTGTTCTTCCGCACCGATCTCGGGCGCGAGTATCGCGAGGGGCTCACCGCTCTCGGCCTGGGTATCGAGGACGCCCAGCGCATCGCGCTCGCCGGCATCGACATGGCGTTCTGCGACGAGGACGACAAGCAGCGGCTGCGCGCCGATTTCCGCGCGGCCTTCCTCGCTCTCGACGCGCTGCTCGCGCGCTGA
- a CDS encoding thiamine pyrophosphate-dependent enzyme has product MSYSRFQAMRLLGDRLRDELVILSLGGAVDEWYNAAPHMRDASLFQQQLGCVTPEAFGLAVGLPHRRIVSLDTDGGLLFNLGILATLGNERPHNLFIVVWDNEQYQSIGGPATHTAKGRVDLAAIARGAGVDNAFTAETLEEFDRHCAAGLAATEPYLVVAKTDGMLEPGIRRKHSDGREDKYIFVRHVEASEGITIMGPSEHN; this is encoded by the coding sequence ATGAGCTACTCCCGTTTCCAGGCCATGCGCCTGCTCGGCGATCGTCTTCGCGACGAACTCGTGATCCTCTCCCTCGGCGGCGCCGTCGATGAGTGGTACAACGCCGCCCCGCACATGCGCGACGCGTCGCTGTTCCAGCAGCAGCTCGGCTGCGTGACTCCCGAGGCCTTCGGCCTGGCCGTCGGCCTGCCGCACCGACGAATCGTCTCGCTCGACACCGACGGGGGACTGCTGTTCAACCTCGGCATCCTCGCCACCCTCGGCAACGAGCGCCCCCACAACCTCTTCATCGTGGTGTGGGACAACGAGCAGTACCAGTCCATCGGCGGACCCGCGACCCACACCGCCAAGGGACGCGTCGACCTCGCCGCGATCGCCCGCGGCGCCGGTGTGGACAACGCCTTCACCGCCGAGACGCTCGAGGAGTTCGACCGGCACTGCGCTGCGGGCCTGGCCGCCACCGAGCCCTACCTGGTCGTCGCCAAGACCGATGGCATGCTCGAGCCCGGCATCCGGCGCAAGCACTCCGACGGCCGCGAGGACAAGTACATCTTCGTCCGCCACGTCGAGGCCTCCGAGGGCATCACCATCATGGGACCCAGCGAGCACAACTGA
- a CDS encoding thiamine pyrophosphate-binding protein: MRADAVEAVLRGLKRAGVSVATYLPDSLLKELYPALDADADIRTIPVTNEGEGAAIAGGVFLSGKRAVLVMENSGLRAATEHLARMGLGAGIPVVMIMSYRGEMGENNWWAIPHGITMEPLLQALRTPYTIVRTVDEIETAIVRAYETAYASYYHAAIVLGGDLVR, from the coding sequence ATGAGAGCGGATGCCGTGGAGGCGGTGCTGCGCGGACTGAAACGCGCGGGCGTGAGCGTGGCGACCTACCTGCCCGACTCGCTGCTGAAAGAGCTGTACCCGGCGTTGGACGCCGATGCCGACATCCGCACCATCCCGGTCACGAACGAGGGCGAGGGCGCCGCGATCGCGGGCGGGGTCTTCCTCTCCGGTAAGCGTGCCGTGCTCGTGATGGAGAATTCCGGCCTGCGGGCCGCGACCGAGCACCTCGCCCGGATGGGTCTGGGAGCGGGCATCCCGGTCGTGATGATCATGAGCTACCGCGGGGAGATGGGCGAGAACAACTGGTGGGCGATCCCGCACGGGATCACCATGGAGCCGCTGCTGCAGGCCCTGCGGACCCCGTACACCATCGTGCGCACCGTCGACGAGATCGAGACCGCCATCGTGCGCGCGTACGAGACCGCCTACGCGTCGTACTACCACGCCGCCATCGTCCTCGGAGGAGACCTGGTCCGATGA